A genomic region of Mycolicibacterium poriferae contains the following coding sequences:
- a CDS encoding Uma2 family endonuclease gives MSDIAHVPPGLLTLEQWDALELDPTRRWELSEGTLTMSPRPQLWHQRISKRLTRLLDDHLPDGLEALPEIEVITRAAFPPSVRDPDIVVVPDRVFEHRPVRVAATDVVLVVEIVSPGSRGTDHVMKLHEYAAAGIAHYWIVDPDAPADRFLAYRLDSEIYRRATALDAGRVRLNEPVTMDFLLEDLTGRG, from the coding sequence ATGTCTGACATCGCCCACGTCCCTCCTGGGCTGCTGACCCTCGAGCAGTGGGATGCGCTCGAACTTGACCCGACGCGACGGTGGGAACTCAGCGAGGGGACCCTGACCATGTCGCCGCGGCCGCAGCTCTGGCATCAGCGCATCTCCAAGAGGCTCACCCGCCTCCTCGACGATCATCTGCCCGACGGTCTCGAGGCACTTCCCGAGATCGAGGTCATCACCCGCGCGGCGTTCCCACCAAGTGTGCGCGATCCCGACATCGTCGTGGTTCCGGACCGGGTCTTCGAGCATCGTCCCGTCCGGGTCGCAGCGACGGACGTCGTCCTGGTCGTCGAGATCGTCTCGCCGGGCTCACGCGGCACCGATCACGTCATGAAGCTGCACGAGTACGCGGCGGCCGGCATCGCGCACTACTGGATCGTCGATCCCGACGCGCCGGCTGACCGCTTCCTCGCCTACCGACTCGACAGCGAAATCTACCGCCGAGCGACGGCGCTCGATGCAGGCAGAGTCCGCCTGAACGAGCCGGTGACGATGGACTTCCTCCTCGAGGACCTGACGGGTCGCGGCTAG
- a CDS encoding antitoxin Phd, whose protein sequence is MPALNVNFTDEEMEQLRTAAASGELSLRAFVHRAALDAASDHKRRVRAAARIVAERSAELNRRLA, encoded by the coding sequence ATGCCGGCTTTGAACGTCAATTTCACCGACGAAGAGATGGAGCAGCTACGCACCGCTGCCGCGTCGGGAGAGCTGTCATTGCGAGCTTTCGTGCACCGAGCTGCGTTGGATGCTGCCAGTGACCACAAACGTCGGGTCCGCGCGGCCGCCCGCATCGTCGCCGAACGGAGCGCCGAACTCAACCGCCGCCTGGCGTGA
- a CDS encoding type II toxin-antitoxin system death-on-curing family toxin — MTEYLDREDVLMAGAAAVGIELRVADYGLLDAAVARPQATAFGVDAYPDLFTKAAALLQSLARNHALVDGNKRTAWAAAWTFLFINGIELPPDFDVDHAEDFMNSLATQGDLELVELARALQDFAADKSP, encoded by the coding sequence GTGACCGAGTACCTCGATCGGGAAGACGTTCTGATGGCCGGGGCCGCGGCCGTGGGCATCGAGCTGCGTGTCGCCGACTACGGATTGCTCGACGCTGCCGTGGCACGGCCGCAGGCGACCGCATTCGGAGTCGACGCCTACCCCGATCTGTTCACCAAGGCGGCAGCGTTGTTGCAGTCACTCGCCCGCAACCACGCGCTGGTCGACGGAAACAAGCGGACAGCATGGGCCGCGGCGTGGACGTTCCTGTTCATCAACGGCATCGAACTCCCGCCCGATTTCGATGTCGATCACGCCGAGGACTTCATGAATTCCCTAGCCACCCAGGGGGATCTGGAGCTCGTCGAACTCGCCCGGGCACTCCAGGACTTCGCAGCCGACAAATCGCCGTGA
- a CDS encoding SEC-C metal-binding domain-containing protein, with amino-acid sequence MADDDLTEVARILIEHGPLSTDDIVARLQAEGVPDAVKVATAGLAETDHPVVDLNDGRWVWQPYVVLGRILTHRVDADEVTADALVVDPDLDPITGLCLHGRYQRLVDGSAVSLAMPGWDDDLLLQRGVSPESVDESGVLLLEPGTLRALKIADGDLVGVRLSAAGLSLERVETTLPAADVGATLAASLPADEPSFLDSTVLELCVADPLLFTEPMPPLTEIVESQGLVRRYGMVARPDFDFDQWRFERDCDRLALRHDIEPDDALALRTLMTIYDQMSGMLTRLVDVPDEPVEDDAPIADDGGHGDLMAEFGAALAEPLLAELFRNETVGKGGSPAALGLFAETLEPQVPRSARVALRWLRAVALELTGQIEEAEREYLAAESMDTEWPLTLFDLARFASDRGDAERALALLRRAGTEPDHPLTQLLEQHRPTPRDDLGRNDTCWCGSGRKYKKCHLGREQLPLADRVGWLYFKACQYVFVTPWRELFVDVADARDAYLGEDDELPEDPLFVDAVLFEGGAFADFLATRGVLLPDDERLLAEQWQLSPRSLFEVQEVESGRRVQVRDVRTGDVYDVHERTASRELRPGQLICTRVAPAPETYEFFGGIEPVALHERDQLINVLDSDPDPVDLVEFLSRRFAPPTMVNTEGDLLTLCEATVRVNADIEPLLDNAYDRAEEDTPAWLDHVMTHGNSHISATLTLDGDRLAVQTNSERRMDRVLAAIADLDPSMTVLDDVRRPLRDTADVAELASTMPGSAPSGVDRDDPAVVAAMDEAIRRYEAAWLDEPIPALDGYTPRQAADDPTRRGDLIALLDTFPVLEGAVGMDAERLRAALGLAQPGR; translated from the coding sequence GTGGCAGATGACGACCTCACCGAGGTGGCGCGAATCCTCATCGAGCACGGCCCGCTGAGCACAGACGACATCGTCGCGCGACTGCAGGCCGAGGGCGTTCCAGACGCCGTGAAGGTCGCGACCGCGGGGCTCGCCGAAACGGACCACCCGGTAGTGGATTTGAACGACGGGCGCTGGGTGTGGCAGCCATACGTGGTCCTCGGCCGGATACTCACCCACCGCGTGGACGCCGACGAGGTCACCGCCGACGCACTCGTCGTCGATCCAGACCTGGATCCCATCACAGGGTTGTGCCTTCACGGCCGTTACCAGCGCCTCGTCGACGGTTCGGCCGTGAGCCTGGCGATGCCCGGCTGGGACGACGATCTCCTGCTCCAGCGGGGTGTATCCCCCGAGTCCGTCGACGAGTCGGGCGTGCTGCTCTTGGAGCCGGGGACTCTGCGTGCGCTGAAAATCGCCGACGGGGATCTGGTCGGCGTGCGGCTGTCCGCTGCTGGCCTGTCGCTGGAACGCGTCGAGACGACGCTGCCTGCGGCGGACGTGGGCGCGACGCTGGCGGCGTCCCTGCCTGCCGACGAGCCCTCGTTCCTGGACTCCACGGTCTTGGAACTCTGTGTCGCGGACCCGTTGCTGTTCACCGAGCCGATGCCCCCGCTGACCGAGATCGTGGAGAGCCAAGGCCTGGTGCGCCGTTACGGCATGGTGGCGCGGCCCGACTTCGATTTCGATCAATGGCGCTTCGAGCGCGACTGCGACCGGCTGGCCCTGCGCCATGACATCGAGCCCGACGATGCACTGGCGCTGCGGACCCTAATGACGATCTACGACCAGATGTCGGGCATGCTGACCCGGCTCGTCGACGTTCCCGACGAACCTGTCGAGGACGACGCGCCCATCGCTGATGACGGCGGTCACGGCGACTTGATGGCCGAGTTCGGTGCAGCACTGGCCGAGCCGCTGCTCGCCGAGCTGTTCCGCAACGAGACGGTGGGCAAGGGCGGGTCCCCCGCCGCACTGGGGTTGTTCGCCGAGACACTCGAACCGCAGGTGCCGCGCAGCGCACGGGTGGCGTTGCGCTGGTTGCGCGCCGTCGCGCTGGAGCTCACCGGCCAGATCGAGGAAGCCGAGCGGGAGTACCTGGCCGCCGAGTCGATGGACACCGAATGGCCGCTGACGTTGTTCGATCTGGCCCGGTTCGCCTCGGACCGCGGTGACGCCGAGCGGGCGTTGGCTCTGTTGCGCCGGGCTGGCACCGAGCCGGACCATCCCTTGACACAGCTGCTCGAACAACACCGCCCCACCCCGCGAGATGACCTCGGACGCAACGACACCTGCTGGTGCGGTTCGGGACGAAAGTACAAGAAATGCCACCTGGGCCGCGAACAGCTCCCGCTGGCCGATCGCGTGGGTTGGCTGTATTTCAAAGCGTGCCAATATGTTTTCGTGACGCCGTGGCGTGAGCTGTTCGTCGACGTCGCCGACGCGCGGGACGCCTACTTGGGCGAGGACGACGAACTTCCGGAGGATCCACTCTTCGTCGACGCGGTCCTGTTCGAAGGCGGCGCGTTCGCGGACTTCCTGGCCACCCGCGGTGTGCTGCTGCCCGACGACGAGCGGCTACTCGCCGAGCAATGGCAGTTGTCACCACGCTCGTTGTTCGAGGTGCAGGAGGTGGAGTCCGGGCGTCGGGTCCAGGTGCGCGACGTCCGCACCGGCGATGTGTACGACGTCCACGAGCGGACCGCCAGCCGAGAGCTGCGGCCCGGGCAGCTGATCTGCACCCGGGTGGCACCGGCACCAGAAACCTATGAATTCTTCGGCGGGATAGAGCCTGTCGCGCTTCACGAGCGCGACCAGCTGATCAACGTGCTCGACTCCGACCCCGACCCGGTGGACCTGGTTGAATTCTTGAGCCGTCGCTTCGCCCCGCCGACGATGGTCAACACCGAGGGTGATCTGCTGACGCTCTGCGAAGCGACCGTCCGTGTCAACGCCGATATCGAACCCCTGCTCGACAACGCGTACGACCGGGCCGAGGAGGACACCCCGGCGTGGCTTGACCACGTCATGACCCACGGGAACAGCCACATCAGCGCCACGCTGACCCTCGATGGGGACAGGCTTGCCGTGCAGACCAACAGCGAGCGGCGGATGGACCGCGTGCTCGCGGCGATCGCAGATCTCGACCCGTCGATGACCGTGCTCGACGATGTCCGCCGGCCGCTGCGCGACACCGCGGACGTCGCCGAACTGGCGAGCACCATGCCCGGCTCGGCGCCGTCCGGGGTCGATCGTGACGATCCGGCCGTCGTCGCGGCAATGGACGAGGCCATCCGCCGGTACGAGGCGGCGTGGCTCGACGAGCCCATACCGGCGCTGGACGGCTACACCCCGCGGCAGGCGGCTGACGACCCGACCCGGCGCGGCGACCTGATCGCCCTGCTCGACACCTTCCCGGTTCTGGAGGGCGCCGTCGGGATGGACGCTGAGCGGCTGCGCGCCGCGTTGGGGCTGGCGCAGCCGGGTCGATGA
- a CDS encoding nuclease-related domain-containing DEAD/DEAH box helicase yields MTITVAETPRLANGAERKVWQALIDQLEPGDLVIPGKRVTDHLKDHEVDFFVAIEGAGIVCVEVKGGEVWHDGETWWIKRRGHEHKMDPVRQAREACYALRDFVEKDPRWSQGRLRWDHVVVLPNTDLADDFALPDCPRWKVIDRAELPDIVAKLRQVLLAQELDRPLLTRDGIEQLADALSGRGLPQRSVVARALENDDAADILTEHQSVILDAIKLLNRVEIRGGAGSGKTFLAMEQARRLTRDGKRVALVCYSHGLASYLERITATWNRRQQPAYVGEFHDLGKKWGAPEGPDESLRTDATVQFWEHDLPARMADLAAGLEPGHRFDAIVVDEAQDFADAWWDPLLAALADEETGAIYVFTDEGQRVFNRYGSPPVPLVPLILDHNLRNTRQIANAFQPLVDHPMRFLGGEGPAVRYVACSREDAMNVGDDEVERLLDDGWRPEDVALLTTGSRHPEQRERQAGGSAAYWDSFWDAEQVFYGHVLGFKGLERRAVVLVVNEETAFDRSRERLYVGLSRARDQLVVCGDPEFIREVGGPDLARRLNIPE; encoded by the coding sequence ATGACCATCACCGTCGCCGAGACACCGCGGCTGGCCAACGGCGCCGAGCGCAAGGTGTGGCAGGCGCTGATCGACCAGCTCGAACCCGGTGACCTCGTCATCCCCGGCAAGCGCGTCACCGACCACCTCAAGGACCACGAGGTCGACTTCTTCGTCGCCATCGAGGGCGCGGGCATCGTCTGCGTGGAGGTCAAGGGCGGCGAGGTGTGGCACGACGGCGAGACGTGGTGGATCAAGCGCCGCGGCCACGAGCACAAGATGGACCCGGTCCGCCAAGCCCGCGAAGCCTGCTACGCGCTGCGCGACTTCGTCGAGAAGGACCCGCGCTGGAGCCAGGGCCGACTGCGCTGGGACCACGTCGTCGTGCTGCCCAACACCGACCTCGCCGACGACTTCGCGCTACCGGACTGCCCGCGCTGGAAGGTGATCGACCGCGCCGAACTGCCCGACATCGTCGCCAAGCTGCGCCAGGTCTTGCTCGCCCAGGAACTCGACCGGCCCCTGCTGACACGCGACGGCATCGAGCAGCTGGCTGACGCGCTGAGCGGTCGCGGCCTGCCGCAGCGCAGCGTCGTCGCCCGAGCCCTCGAAAACGATGACGCCGCAGACATTCTCACCGAGCACCAGTCGGTCATCCTCGATGCGATCAAGCTACTGAACCGTGTCGAAATCCGTGGCGGCGCCGGCAGCGGCAAGACCTTCCTCGCGATGGAGCAGGCCCGCCGGCTCACCCGCGACGGCAAGCGGGTGGCGCTGGTCTGCTACTCGCACGGCCTGGCGTCCTACCTCGAACGCATCACCGCAACCTGGAACCGCCGTCAGCAACCCGCCTACGTCGGGGAGTTCCACGACCTCGGCAAGAAATGGGGTGCACCCGAAGGTCCCGACGAGTCGCTGCGCACCGACGCGACGGTGCAGTTCTGGGAGCACGACCTGCCCGCCCGGATGGCCGATCTGGCAGCGGGATTGGAGCCGGGACATCGCTTCGACGCGATCGTCGTCGACGAAGCGCAGGACTTCGCCGACGCGTGGTGGGATCCGCTGCTGGCTGCGCTGGCCGACGAGGAGACCGGCGCGATCTACGTGTTCACCGACGAGGGGCAGCGGGTGTTCAACCGGTACGGCTCGCCGCCGGTGCCCCTGGTGCCGCTGATCCTCGACCACAACCTGCGCAACACCCGCCAGATCGCCAACGCGTTCCAGCCTTTGGTCGATCATCCGATGCGCTTCCTCGGCGGGGAGGGACCCGCGGTGCGGTACGTCGCCTGCTCACGCGAGGACGCGATGAACGTCGGCGACGACGAAGTCGAGCGCCTCCTCGACGATGGGTGGCGCCCGGAGGACGTCGCGCTGCTGACCACCGGCAGCCGCCACCCCGAACAGCGCGAACGCCAGGCCGGTGGCAGTGCGGCCTACTGGGACAGCTTCTGGGATGCCGAGCAAGTGTTCTACGGCCACGTCCTCGGGTTCAAGGGTCTGGAGCGGCGCGCGGTCGTGCTCGTCGTCAACGAGGAGACGGCGTTCGACCGATCGCGGGAGCGGCTCTACGTCGGGCTGTCGCGAGCCCGCGACCAACTCGTCGTCTGTGGTGATCCGGAGTTCATCCGGGAGGTCGGGGGACCGGATCTGGCTCGGCGGCTGAATATTCCGGAATAG
- a CDS encoding DUF6188 family protein, whose protein sequence is MNEMLDLGLSGTTVDDVLIEYSVRIQLSDHSVIVVESQLTIQNRSGSAHFTPDSDSDTALQPIQLLVSRTIEAATADHAGGLRIGFTDGSQLCVDADDAYEAWTVSRPDGRLIVCLPGGDLARWGASRGADS, encoded by the coding sequence ATGAACGAGATGTTGGATCTCGGCCTCAGTGGCACGACTGTCGACGATGTGCTGATCGAATACTCGGTCAGGATCCAGCTGTCGGACCATTCGGTCATCGTCGTCGAATCGCAACTCACGATCCAGAATCGTTCCGGCAGTGCGCACTTCACGCCGGATTCAGACTCCGATACAGCTCTCCAACCGATACAACTCCTGGTCAGCAGAACCATCGAGGCAGCGACCGCCGACCACGCCGGCGGCCTCCGAATCGGCTTTACCGACGGGTCCCAGCTCTGTGTCGATGCCGACGACGCTTACGAAGCGTGGACCGTGTCGCGGCCGGATGGCCGCTTGATTGTGTGTCTACCCGGCGGAGACCTGGCGCGGTGGGGCGCATCGAGAGGTGCGGACTCGTAG
- a CDS encoding SDR family NAD(P)-dependent oxidoreductase, with translation MSWSTNDIPDLRGKTAVVTGANGGLGLASAKALAGHGAHVVMAARNQTKAASARDEILAAHPDASLEIVELDLGSLASVKSAADAIAAKHTRIDILMCNAGVMAMPQGTTEDGFDTQMGTNVLGHWALLSHLLPIVVATPGARVVTLSSTAQHMGRAINPDDPHLRRNFDAWRMYGNTKLAMRHLAVGLQEQFERAGVDAKALSAQPGLTNSDLQTTTHAEGGAGPMGAFFEWQTKTMGMSTERGALSQLRAATDPKAPGGGFYGPLFVTNGPPVRKPLVRPGSDAAVKALWQVAERETGLKVDVAAALATS, from the coding sequence ATGAGCTGGTCCACCAACGACATCCCTGACCTGCGCGGCAAGACCGCCGTCGTCACCGGCGCCAACGGCGGGCTGGGCCTGGCCTCGGCTAAGGCGCTCGCCGGTCACGGCGCCCACGTCGTCATGGCGGCCCGCAACCAGACCAAGGCGGCGAGCGCCCGCGACGAGATCCTCGCCGCCCACCCGGACGCCTCCCTGGAGATCGTCGAACTCGACCTCGGCTCGCTCGCCTCGGTGAAGTCCGCCGCCGACGCCATCGCCGCCAAGCACACGCGCATCGACATCTTGATGTGCAACGCCGGCGTGATGGCGATGCCGCAGGGCACCACCGAGGACGGCTTCGACACCCAGATGGGCACCAATGTGCTCGGACACTGGGCGCTGCTGTCGCATCTGCTGCCCATCGTCGTCGCAACGCCGGGGGCGCGCGTCGTCACGCTGTCGAGCACCGCCCAGCACATGGGCCGGGCCATCAATCCAGACGACCCGCACCTGCGCCGCAACTTCGACGCGTGGCGCATGTACGGCAACACCAAGCTCGCGATGCGTCACCTCGCCGTCGGGCTGCAGGAACAGTTCGAGCGGGCCGGGGTCGACGCGAAGGCACTGTCGGCCCAACCGGGACTGACCAACTCGGACCTGCAGACGACGACCCACGCCGAGGGCGGCGCCGGCCCGATGGGCGCCTTCTTCGAGTGGCAGACCAAGACGATGGGCATGTCGACCGAACGCGGCGCGCTGAGCCAGCTGCGCGCGGCCACCGACCCCAAGGCGCCCGGCGGCGGCTTCTACGGCCCGCTGTTCGTGACCAACGGCCCGCCGGTGCGTAAGCCGCTCGTCCGCCCCGGCAGCGACGCCGCAGTCAAGGCGCTGTGGCAGGTCGCCGAACGTGAGACCGGTTTGAAGGTCGATGTCGCTGCGGCACTTGCCACGTCGTGA
- a CDS encoding AraC family transcriptional regulator produces MSIAPYRLSMPLVRVVLADLGIRPADVLRVAGLPADLFTRDEALLPARQYYALFEALDQLVGDRDLAVAIADKLSPEVFDPPIFAALCSPNLQVAAERIAVHKRLLGPLRLRVTTDTDGLEIEIIWPAGDPVTPALSRFEAAFWVALARLGTRTHVVPQRVILPSPTPQAEALETWCRARIERGDTTLVRFSILDAHRPFLTANAGMWNFFEPELRRRLNDLGEDASLGAKVRAALIELLPAGSGTTQGVAKHLGISTRTLQRRLGEAGTTFQKVLADLREELAHHYLTQSSLSLTEIAFLLGYDNANSFHRAFNQWTGRTPLGVREAAG; encoded by the coding sequence GTGAGCATCGCGCCGTATCGGCTGTCGATGCCGTTGGTACGAGTGGTCCTCGCGGACCTCGGCATCCGGCCGGCCGACGTGCTGCGCGTGGCGGGACTGCCCGCTGACCTGTTCACCCGCGACGAGGCGCTGCTACCGGCTCGGCAGTACTACGCCCTGTTCGAAGCGCTGGATCAGCTGGTCGGCGACCGCGACCTCGCCGTGGCGATCGCCGACAAGCTGAGCCCCGAGGTCTTCGACCCGCCGATCTTCGCCGCGCTGTGCAGCCCGAACCTGCAGGTCGCCGCCGAACGGATCGCCGTGCACAAGCGACTGCTCGGCCCGCTGAGGCTGCGTGTCACCACCGACACCGACGGCCTGGAGATCGAGATCATCTGGCCGGCAGGTGATCCGGTTACGCCGGCGCTGTCCAGGTTCGAGGCGGCGTTCTGGGTCGCCCTGGCCCGCCTCGGGACCCGAACCCACGTCGTTCCCCAGCGCGTCATCCTGCCCAGTCCGACACCACAGGCCGAGGCGCTCGAAACATGGTGCCGCGCCCGCATCGAGCGCGGTGACACGACCCTCGTCCGGTTCTCCATTCTCGACGCCCACCGGCCGTTCCTCACCGCTAACGCCGGCATGTGGAACTTCTTCGAACCCGAGCTGCGGCGCCGTCTCAACGACCTGGGCGAGGACGCATCTCTGGGCGCCAAGGTCCGCGCCGCCCTGATCGAACTGTTGCCGGCCGGCTCCGGCACCACTCAGGGCGTCGCCAAGCATCTCGGTATCAGCACCCGCACACTGCAGCGCCGCCTCGGCGAGGCAGGGACGACGTTTCAGAAGGTTCTCGCCGACCTGCGCGAGGAACTCGCCCACCACTACCTGACGCAGTCCAGTCTGTCGCTGACCGAGATCGCGTTCCTGCTCGGCTACGACAACGCCAATTCGTTCCACCGGGCGTTCAATCAATGGACGGGGCGCACGCCGCTGGGGGTCCGGGAGGCGGCTGGCTGA
- a CDS encoding alpha/beta hydrolase translates to MTTKPMRISRGSFDLAAVLHLPDDDGGAPPPPAVVLSTPGSSVKEQIGANYASRLAARGVAALVFDPAYQGESGGEPRDLEDPYRRGEDISYAIDALQVIPDVDPDRIGVLGICAGGGYAVHTARTDHRIRAVGTVVAGNMGDSWRSEAFAPDGPAAALDRLAADRTREVRSDQLERLNWLPDTPDDAAAAGITDIDNTQAIGYYRTPRGGHPRSTNRRLARSDALLLGYDAFHLVDPLLTQPLQVILAGRRGVTGSYEAGMKLWQLAPNPVDLMIVEGAGHYEMYDVAEYVDQAVDRLAEFYQAHLAAR, encoded by the coding sequence GTGACAACCAAGCCCATGAGGATCTCCCGCGGATCGTTCGACCTCGCGGCCGTGCTTCACCTCCCCGACGACGACGGCGGCGCTCCCCCTCCTCCGGCGGTCGTGCTGTCGACTCCGGGCAGCAGCGTCAAGGAGCAGATCGGAGCGAACTACGCGTCCCGGCTTGCCGCACGCGGGGTCGCCGCGCTCGTCTTCGATCCCGCCTACCAGGGAGAAAGCGGCGGCGAGCCAAGGGATCTGGAGGACCCGTACCGTCGAGGCGAGGACATCTCCTATGCCATCGACGCGCTGCAGGTGATCCCGGACGTGGATCCCGACCGTATCGGAGTGCTCGGTATCTGCGCCGGTGGCGGCTATGCGGTGCATACTGCCCGCACCGATCACCGTATCCGCGCGGTCGGAACCGTGGTCGCGGGGAACATGGGGGACTCCTGGCGTTCCGAGGCGTTCGCGCCCGACGGCCCCGCCGCGGCCCTGGACCGTCTTGCCGCCGACCGCACCCGCGAGGTTCGCAGCGATCAGCTCGAACGACTCAACTGGCTGCCCGACACCCCCGACGATGCCGCCGCCGCGGGCATCACCGACATCGACAACACCCAGGCCATCGGCTACTACCGCACACCGCGTGGCGGGCACCCGCGTTCCACCAACCGCAGGTTGGCCCGCAGTGACGCACTTCTGTTGGGCTACGACGCCTTTCACCTCGTCGATCCGCTGCTGACCCAACCACTTCAGGTCATCCTGGCCGGCCGGCGAGGGGTGACCGGGTCGTATGAGGCGGGCATGAAGCTGTGGCAGCTCGCACCGAACCCGGTCGATCTAATGATCGTCGAGGGAGCCGGCCACTACGAGATGTACGACGTAGCCGAATACGTCGATCAGGCAGTCGACCGGCTGGCCGAGTTCTACCAGGCGCACCTTGCCGCGCGGTGA
- a CDS encoding SDR family NAD(P)-dependent oxidoreductase, with product MTDLTGKTALVTGATSGIGLAAARALAREGAYVFIVGRRQDALEKAVADIGAHQASFVRADVTEQTDLDRVSSTIEASGRSLDIVFANAGINEFATLGDLTWAHQRRIFDTNVGGIVFAVQAVLPLLGEGASIILCGSNGDVKAAPGASLYAASKAAIRSLARSWAAELVDRRIRVNVVAPGLTETPGLADLFAGSDGALDELTATVPLGRRARPEEIAGVVAFLASDASSYMNGSEIYVDGGVSQF from the coding sequence ATGACAGACCTGACAGGCAAGACCGCACTCGTCACGGGAGCAACGTCGGGGATTGGCCTCGCCGCAGCACGGGCTCTTGCCCGGGAAGGCGCCTACGTCTTCATCGTCGGACGCCGCCAGGACGCGCTGGAGAAGGCCGTGGCCGACATCGGCGCGCATCAGGCCAGCTTTGTTCGCGCTGACGTGACCGAGCAGACCGACCTCGACCGCGTCAGCTCCACGATCGAAGCCAGTGGACGCAGCCTCGACATCGTCTTCGCCAACGCGGGCATCAACGAGTTCGCGACATTGGGCGATCTCACCTGGGCGCATCAGCGCAGGATCTTCGACACCAACGTCGGCGGCATCGTCTTCGCCGTGCAAGCCGTCCTCCCCCTGCTCGGCGAGGGCGCTTCGATCATCCTGTGCGGTTCCAACGGCGACGTGAAGGCCGCCCCCGGCGCCAGCCTGTACGCCGCGTCGAAGGCCGCGATCCGGTCGCTGGCCCGCTCCTGGGCCGCCGAACTCGTCGACCGCAGGATCCGCGTCAATGTCGTCGCGCCAGGACTCACCGAGACACCGGGCCTGGCCGATCTCTTCGCCGGGTCCGACGGCGCGCTGGATGAGCTGACCGCCACTGTCCCTCTGGGACGCCGAGCGCGTCCCGAGGAGATCGCCGGCGTGGTCGCCTTCCTGGCCTCCGACGCCAGTTCCTACATGAACGGATCAGAGATCTACGTCGACGGCGGAGTCAGCCAGTTCTGA
- a CDS encoding TetR/AcrR family transcriptional regulator — protein MVEAQRNAGGRPREFDESLALDGAIEAFWRLGYEGASMAELTQAMGINKPSLYAVYGSKEKLFERALQRYGECYHERLKGLLSQSSAYDVIESYLRDTAVAVRAGITPGCLSIQGGLSCAPNNTRIPQLLADYRGGIEHAVATALAATEDASRFDTDALAGYAVTIGKGLAVDAAAGASQAKLDAVVDVALAGLATLLARESG, from the coding sequence ATGGTGGAAGCGCAGCGGAATGCAGGAGGCCGGCCGCGCGAGTTCGACGAAAGCCTGGCGCTCGATGGCGCCATCGAGGCGTTCTGGCGTCTCGGCTACGAGGGTGCGTCGATGGCCGAGCTCACCCAGGCCATGGGCATCAACAAGCCGAGTCTGTACGCCGTGTACGGCAGCAAGGAGAAGCTCTTCGAACGCGCCCTCCAGCGTTACGGCGAGTGCTACCACGAACGTCTCAAAGGGTTGCTGTCGCAGTCGAGCGCCTACGACGTGATCGAGTCCTATCTGCGGGACACCGCGGTGGCGGTGCGCGCCGGGATCACCCCGGGGTGTCTGTCCATTCAGGGCGGGCTCTCCTGCGCGCCGAACAACACCCGCATACCGCAGCTGCTTGCCGACTACCGCGGCGGAATCGAGCACGCCGTCGCCACAGCCCTGGCCGCGACCGAGGATGCCTCCCGTTTCGACACCGACGCGCTGGCCGGATATGCCGTCACGATCGGAAAAGGGCTGGCCGTGGACGCGGCCGCCGGAGCGTCGCAGGCCAAACTGGACGCGGTCGTCGACGTCGCGTTGGCCGGTCTCGCGACCTTACTCGCGCGTGAATCGGGATAG